Part of the Cuculus canorus isolate bCucCan1 chromosome 25, bCucCan1.pri, whole genome shotgun sequence genome is shown below.
ttggggctggaggtgcacctgtgagagagaagagaggaaagagaagaaagagacagctgagcagcagcactgaaccCAAGTCCGGGGGAGACAAGGCACCTCAAGGCCTAGCAGATGCTGCACAAGAGGTGCTCAGCAGATACCTCACCAAGttcccagcccctctctgggaaagacctgctctgcccttccctctcccttctccctcagaagcagctcccagccctgcactaGGATAGCCCTCAGCAGCTGAGACAGACATCGAGGACAGACGTGGCCTCGAAGGAGGACGAGAAGGGTCTTCACACTCACCTGGTTGccaaggagaggaagggagagaagtggatgagagagcagggagctgggctgccttTTATagtgctcctgccctgcctcaggCCCAGAGCCTCCCTCTGGGCAAGGGAAAATTTTCTGACAAGCTCCCGTCAAATGCAAAGCATCCCAGCTAATGGACATGGGCTGTGTCCCggtttcctgccctgctgccttctcatttCCTGCCTGATGCCCTGTGCTTTCCCACATGAAGGCTTTTGTACGTGCCGGGATGAGAAGCCCGATGATTTCTGGGACAGAAACACCTAAGTATGGGCAGAAGGCTCCGCTTTGCTGCTGGTGGCATCCCGTGCAGGCAGCTGATGGATGCCTGGGTCATTGCTGTGGGCTTGGTTGTGACAAAGTTGTCAGGAAAATGGGCACCGttcctgtgtttctctttgGATGCCCAAGGAATCCCACATGACAAAGAATCACTGCacgtagaatcacagagttcTCCGGGATGAAAGGGACATTTACCGGTCATCGGGTCCAAgtcccctgcagaagcaggaacGTCTTTTTCTCAGTCGCGTTTCTCAGATCCCCAtgcaacctgcccttgaacgtttccagggatgggcccTCTGCTTCCTCCCTGGGACACCTGcctttcaccaccttcattgcaaaaatttctttcccgtctaaatctcctctcctttAGTTTAACGtcattgctccttgtcctgtgaTAACAGGCCTTGCTGTGAagcctgtccccatctttcctggaggcccCTTTGAAGGAAGGCCCCACAGACAGGCCCCATCCTTTTCTCTTGCTCCCCCCTTCTGTCtctgaggagaagaagaaatgactggacaggaacctcatgaagttcaataaggAGTCCTGCCCCTGGACAACAACCGCACACAACAGCACCTGCTGGGCCCCCCAGATGGAAAGCACCTGGGCAGACATGGAGCTGGGCTTCCTGGCCGGCACCCAGTTGATCACGAGCAAGCAATGTGCCGCTCTTGCAAAGAAGACCGGAGTATCCTGGTCTCTATTAAGCAAAGCATTGCCAGCAGCTCGGGGGATGTGATCTGTCCTCTTccttcagcactgctgaggtcAGGCCTGGAGGACTGTGCCTGGTGCCCGCTTCCCCAGTACGAGACAGACATGACCATTCTGAAGAGCGAAGGGCCACAGGGCTGATGAAGGGAGCAGAGCATCTCACATAcgagaaaaggcagagagagccGCTACTTGTCTTGCTGCCATGTGTGGTGGTGTGGAGCCCTCGTGGACTGCAGGGCCCACATGTAGAGGTGACCGTGTGTCTGACCTGCACTCCACCCTCCAAACCACTCTcccatcctgccctgcctggggctAAAGGAACTAAGGACGCTACATCctccctgctgcttttcacaTCCCAGCCATGCTAAGGCTGGCCTGCAGGGACACAGAACTGAATGACAAGGGGATGTTCCTTGATGTGGGGTTGTTATCCATGAGCTGGTTCATCCTCATGCTCACCTCCTACATCAGCATGATTTCTGCCATCCTGAAGATCTGTGCCCTGCACAGACATTGTCCTACTCCACTTTCCCTGCCCAACACAGACTGATGAACATTTATTAGGTACCCGTACCTGACTCCAGGTTCCCAGCGCACCCTGTACAGCATGGCTGCTCTCTTCTACCGGCTTATGACATCTTAGGAGATATGATGAAACCCCTCATGTACACATTGAGGAACAACAGGATGGCAGTTGTCCTCACCAGCCTGCCTGGTTGCAAATGGTGGAGTCAGAGCGTCCGTACTAAGATTAACTTCCCCAGGCAGTGAGATTGTGACCTGTGCATGGCAGGGTGCCAGGGTGCTGGTGATGGCCGAGCAGAAGAAGGATGGTGTGTGTCTGGAGCACGGCCAGTGCTGGAGTTGGGAGAGCTGGATAGGGAACAACAAGGTAGAGCAAAAGTGGGAATGCAGGCCCTATTTGCCCCTACCGGAGCTCCTTGACCCCTCTCACCGCACAATCCTGACCTAAGAGTTGCCTTCAGGAAGCCTGAAAGTTGCTACAGACCCTGCTGAAAGTTTCTGCTCCTGTTGCTTTGTTCAATTAGTTCCCATCTTGCACACACCTGCTGATCAATGGGGCTTGAAACCAGACACGGGGAACAGAGCTCACCTGGGCACTTCCAGacactgcagggctgcttcaCACTCCTTCCTCCAAGTTCTTCTCAACTCTCTGCTCTGCATCCTGCCATATGTGCTCACTGGAAATATGAGGAGTTAAACATTGAACGGTACCCATGGCAACGCAACGTGGCTCATCCGTGGAGCACCTGTATGGTTTTAGCAGTGTCAATGGGGCCCCACAGCTGAAGCAAAAGCCCAATAGGAATGACAGCTCCAAATCCTTCCAGATACAGCTGAGTTCCAATCCTGCCGCTCAACCACTGCTGCTACCTGATGGACTCGATGCAAGCCGGTGAGgtggctgctgcttcctctgcccGCAGTGTAATTGACCTGAGGGCCAGAAGGGACTCTCAAATGCTTCCTCGAGATTGgggagggcagcaggcaggctcCCTTGGGAAACATGCTTTTTGCGCTGGCAGGGAGGGAATTAAAATACCCAGATGGCACCCATGCGGCATTTGAACTGAGTCTTCTCCTGGCACTGACACATTCCTGACCCAGAAATCCTGGAACGTCTCCATCGCAGCATGCAGAAGAAGCCTCCAGGAGGAAAGGGGCATGGCACAAGGCAGGAAATGAACAGGCAGGGTTGGGGAAAACAAGCACCCAGCCCATGTCATTAGCTGGGATATTTTCCGACCACCATGAGCACCTTAGAAAATTGCCACTTCCGTGGAAGCTGCGTCTGGGCCTGGGGCAGGTCAGGGCCACCATAAAAGCCAGAGCAGCTCCTCGCTCTCTCATTCACTTCTCTCGCCTCCTTCTCCTTGGGAACCAGGTGAGTCTGAAGCCCTTGCCTCCTGTCCTTCTATTTTCTGGTAACGCAGattcctgctcctccctcctctgctgggTTGCGGTGCTGCTTATCatgggaggggggagatgggcAAATTTCTCTGACAACCTGTATTGGGGTCTTGTGTGAAGAGgcttttccttgaagaaatagGCAGCAGCCTCTCTGGGGCTGGTGACGCTTTGCAAAACTATCTCTGGAGGAGGCCAAGAAAGCCTTTGGACACACTGGCAACATTCTACCTCCCAAGTCAGCAGATCCATTTGACCCCTTTGCAGTGGTGTGATGGATTGGGGGCAATCTGCTCCTCACACGTCTGCGTGCTCTgactcctctctgctctctgtccaggttctcctccagccccaagccatgtcctgctgcaacccgtgccagccctgccagccctgcggcccgtgcccgctggccagcagctgcaatgagtgCTGTGTCCGACAGTGCCAGAGCTCCACCGTCGCCATCCAGCCCTCCGcggtggtggtgaccctgcccggacccatcctcagctccttccctcagaacaCCGCCGTGGGCTCCTCCACCtccgctgctgttggcagcatcctcagctctaACGGAGTGCCCATCTCCTCCGGGGGCCTTGACCTCTCCTGCATCACCAGCGGCTACTGTGGCACCAGATGTCGGCCCTGCTaaatctgctggaaataaaccTGCAGAAGAACCTCCTAAAGCCTCAGAACATGGTGGTGGACAGAAGACCTTTGAGGCATTGTGTTTAGAGCTTTGAGCCacttttttccacctcttccactctcctctgtctctttcctttgctgttgcttATTAAAGCCGTGCTGCATCCAAGCCTGGGCTTCTCAGTCCTCCTTTATTCTCCGTCAGCTGTTACAGTCTCTTCAGGGGAAAAGGGGCTTTTTGGAGACAATTGGGTGGAAAGCCACAGAGGAGCCTTGCTCAGTCCCCAAGGAACGAGAGGACAGGACTCACTGCACTGGGTTGTATTTTTCTGCCATGAATCTTGGAGATGGCCCATGGCCATCAGTCCTTCCAGTCTCACTTCAGCTCTTCCCAGATGGGCCTGGAGTTCTTGGCCCTGGAGCATATTGTGTTCATGGGCAGCCCAACAACTGCCGCCCTAAAACAGTGGAGCCCCTGTCGTTGGGAGGCCACTGGATGATGTTGTCAGCCCCTCTGGCTTTTTGGAAATCATAGGACCATAAAGGTTCAAGCAAACCTCGAGCATCAGCAACTCTTCCCATCAGTCCCACCCCACCATATCTGCAAAGCCATGTCCTTCAATGCCACCGTCACGCGTTCTTTCAACACTTCCACGTATTCAGACTCAACCACTGACCGACTCAACCTTCACCTTCTTTCAGCCAAGCAatctttcctcccaccctgtCTAACTCTCTCCTGGGGACACTGGAGGTCGTTTCCTCAAGTCCTATGTCTTGTcaattgggagaagagaccaacatacacctcactacaatctcctttcacgCCTTGGAGatagtgatgaggtctcccgtcaggctcctcttctccagactaaacgGCCCCAGGTCTCTCAGACGCTATTAGAACTCCAGGGCTTCAGATCCTTCCCCACCTCTGTTCCCCTTCTGTGGACATGAActgcagcccctcaatgtcttttgtGAAGTGAAGGGTCCAAACCCTGAACACATGATTTGAGGTTTGGCCTCCTCATCAGTGCCGAGCACAGGGGGACGATCCATGCCTTGCTTCTGCTGGACACACCACCGCTGATctaagccaggatgctgttggacTTCggacttcttggccacctgggccactgctggatCATGTCCAACCACTGTTGACCAGCAAGCCCAGGGCCTTTTCCTCCaaccagctttccagccactcttgccCAAGCCTGGAGTGTTGCATGGGGCTGTTCTGACCCAAGTGCAAGACCCagcacttggcattgttgaacctcttcccactgacttcagaccatcaatccagcctatccagatccctctgctgAGTCTTCCTGTCTTTGGGCTGATCAACACTCCTGTCCAGCTTGCTGTCGTCCGCAAACTTACCAACCCTCCTAATCTGATCAttcataaagatattaaacagaacgGACTGTAATACTGAGGCCTGGGGAaaaccacttgtgaccagccaccaactGCAGTCAGCTCAGCTCAACACAACTCTCTGGACTTGGCTAGACAGACAGTTTTTCACCCAATGAAAATTACGCCAACCAAGCCATgagccaccattgctctggTGGCGTGCAGCCAAGGAGATTTGGTTCCTGCTTCAGGAAATTGTCCCTGGCAGAAACTTCACCCCACACATGTCTCTTACTCCCTCCTACTCTCCATTGCCCTGCTTGTCACAGCAGGTTAAAACAAATCAGGGTCTTTGGTGAGGCAACGGACACTACAGGACTGGGGTTGGGCCATAAGAGCTTCTTTCTTTTGGGCTGTCTTtatcccttcttcctttcttcttctctttccttcttattGGTTTCCTTTGCTGTGCCGTGATTCCTCCACAAGACACGCTCCCTTTACAGAAGTACTATCTCAGCGATGGGTATTTGTGGCCTGTCCTGTCCACGGGTGCCCACTCTGAAGGATTTGGACACAGGCAGTGTGTGAGAAGACGGAGGACAGAAGTACAGGGGACTTGCCCAGGCTATCTTTGCTCTTGGATGTATTCTGTGCCTCTTCCTTCTGGAGACGGTTGGGAAgacaaggaagaagaggctCTGAGCTCTAGCAGAGATGATTTCTCCTACCAACCCCACAGCCATTGTATGCCATGTTCATCAGCTCTACAGTGTAGCACCTGCCATAAGGATTGGCGTTCCTAATGGAATCTAGATCTCTCCATTCACAGAACGTGCTGCGGGAATCAGAGCTCATGACCCGTCAGGGAAAAGGTACAGTAAAGCTGGAAGGACTGACGGCCATGGGCTCAGGAGTAACCAGGAGGAACTTGCACAACTCCAGGGGTCAGggcacaaaagaaaacccagtgcGCTGAGTCCTACCCTCTCCTTCCATGGGGAATAGGAAATGCTCCTCTGTTGCACCCAACTCAATACCGCACCAAAAGCCACCTTTTCTGCTGAGGAGGCAGGAAGAATGGTGGCACAAGGAAGACTCAGAGGCCCTGGTATGGATGCAGCAAAACTTTAATGagtctaaagaagaaaaggagatggcTCCCATGGAGCACCACGGGCAGTCACCGTGATGTGGTGGAGCTCCTGCAGGGTGTCattctgccctccctgctgaGGGACGAAGGCAAACAGGTCCGCACTACGCTGGCATTGGGACAAGGCAAGAGCAaagtaaaaagagagaaaagagtggAAGAATGAAACAATGGCTCAAAGCGCTAAAGACAATGCCTCTAAGCTCTATCTCCTGTCCAGAACCAAGTGGTGAGGTCTTCAGAGGTTCTTGTCCAGAGAGGTTGCCAGCATATTTAGCAGGGCCGACATCTGGTGCCACAGTAGCCGCTGGTGATGCAGGAGAGGTCAAGGCCCCCGGAGGAGATGGGCACTCCGTtagagctgaggatgctgcccaCAGCAGCGGAGGTGGAGGAGCCCACGGCGGtgttctgagggaaggagctgaggatgggtccgggcagggtcaccaccacgggAGAGGGCTCGATGACCACAAcggagtcctggcactgccgGACGCAGcactcattgcagctgctggccagcgggcacgggccgcagggctggcagggctggcacgggttgcagcaggacatggcttggggctggaggtgcacctgcgggagaggagagaggaaagagaagaaagagacagctgagcagcagcactgaaccCAAGCCCGGGGGAGACAAGGCACCTCAAGGCCTAGCAGATGCTGCACAAGAGGTGCTCAGCAGATACCTCACCAAGttcccagcccctctctgggaaagacctgctctgcccttccctctcccttctccctcagaagcagctcccagccctgcactaGGATAGCCCTCAGCAGCTGAGACAGACATCGAGGACAGACGTGGCCTCGAAGGAGGACGAGAAGGGTCTTCACACTCACCTGGTTGccaaggagaggaagggagagaagtggatgagagagcagggagctgggctgccttTTATagtgctcctgccctgcctcaggCCCAGAGCCTCCCTCTGGGCAAGGGAAAATTTTCTGACAAGCTCCCGTCAAATGCAAAGCATCCCAGCTAATGGCATGGGCTGTGTCCTggtttcctgccctgctgccttctcatttCCTGCCTGATGCCCTGTGCTTTCCCACATGAAGGCTTTTGTACGTGCCGGGATGAGAAGCCCGATGATTTCTGGGACAGAAACACCTAAGTATGGGCAGAAGGCTCCGCTTTGCTGCTGGTGGCATCCCGTGCAGGCAGCTGATGGATGCCTGGGTCATTGCTGTGGCCTTGGTTGTGACAAAGTTGTCAGGAAAATGGGCACCGttcctgtgtttctctttgGATGCCCAAGGAATCCCACATGACAAAGAATCACTGCacgtagaatcacagagttcTCCGGGATGAAAGGGACATTTACCGGTCATCGGGTCCAAGtgccctgcagaagcaggaacGTCTTTTTCTCAGTCGCGTTTCTCAGATCCCCAtgcaacctgcccttgaacgtttccagggatgggccctctgctgcctccctgggacACCTGcctttcaccaccttcattgcaaaaatttctttcccgtctaaatctcctctcctttAGTTTAACGtcattgctccttgtcctgtgaTAACAGGCCTTGCTGTGAagcctgtccccatctttcctggaggcccCTTTGAAGGAAGGCCCCACAGACAGGCCCCATCCTTTTCTCTTGCTCCCCCCTTTTGTCTCTAAGAAGAAATGACTGgacaggaacctcatgaagttcaataaggAGTCCTGCCCCTGGACAACAACCGCACACAACAGCACCTGCTGGGCCCCCCAGATGGAAAGCACCTGGGCAGACATGGAGCTGGGCTTCCTGGCCGGCACCCAGTTGATCACGAGCAAGCAATGTGCCGCTCTTGCAAAGAAGACCGGAGTATCCTGGTCTCTATTAAGCAAAGCATTGCCAGCAGCTCGGGAGATGTGATCTGTCCTCTTccttcagcactgctgaggtcAGGCCTGGAGGACTGTGCCTGGTGCCCGCTTCCCCAGTACGAGACAGACATGACCATTCTGAAGAGCGAAGGGCCACAGGGCTGATGAAGGGAGCAGAGCATCTCACATAcgagaaaaggcagagagagccGCTACTTGTCTTGCTGCCATGTGTGGTGGTGTGGAGCCCTCGTGGACTGCAGGGCCCACATGTAGAGGTGACCGTGTGTCTGACCTGCACTCCACCCTCCAAACCACTCTcccatcctgccctgcctggggctAAAGGAACTAAGGACGCTACATCctccctgctgcttttcacaTCCCAGCCATGCTAAGGCTGGCCTGCAGGGACACAGAACTGAACGACAAGGGGATGTTCCTTGATGTGGGGTTGTTATCTATGAGCTGGTTCATCCTCATGCTCACCTCCTACATCAGCATGATTTCTGCCATCCTGAAGATCTGTGCCCTGCACAGACATTGTCCTACTCCACTTTCCCTGCCCAACACAGACTGATGAACATTTATTAGGTACCCGTACCTGACTCCAGGTTCCCAGCGCACCCTGTACAGCATGGCTGCTCTCTTCTACCGGCTTATGACATCTTAGGAGATATGATGAAACCCCTCATGTACACATTGAGGAACAACAGGATGGCAGTTGTCCTCACCAGCCTGCCTGGTTGCAAATGGTGGAGTCAGAGCGTCCGTACTAAGATTAACTTCCCCAGGCAGTGAGATTGTGACCTGTGCATGGCAGGGTGCCAGGGTGCTGGTGATGGCCGAGCAGAAGAAGGATGGTGTGTGTCTGGAGCACGGCCAGTGCTGGAGTTGGGAGAGCTGGATAGGGAACAACAAGGTAGAGCAAAAGTGGGAATGCAGGCCCTATTTGCCCGTACCGGAGCTCCTTGACCCCTCTCACCGCACAATCCTGACCTAAGAGTTGCCTTCAGGAAGCCTGAAAGTTGCTACACACCCTGCTGAAAGTTTCTGCTCCTGTTGCTTTGTTCAATTAGTTCCCATCTTGCACACACCTGCTGATCAATGGGGCTTGAAACCAGACACGGGGAACAGAGCTCACCTGGGCACTTCCAGacactgcagggctgcttcaCACTCCTTCCTCCAAGTTCTTCTCAACTCTCTGCTCTGCATCCTGCCATATGTGCTCACTGGAAATATGAGGAGTTAAACATTGAACGGTACCCATGGCAACGCAACGTGGCTCATCCGTGGAGCACCTGTATGGTTTTAGCAGTGTCAATGGGGCCCCACAGCTGAAGCAAAAGCCCAATAGGAATGACAGCTCCAAATCCTTCCAGATACAGCTGAGTTCCAATCCTGCCGCTCAACCACTGCTGCTACCTGATGGACTCGATGCAAGCCGTGAGgtggctgctgcttcctctgcctGCAGTGTAATTGACCTGAGGGCCAGAAGGGACTCTCAAATGCTTCCTCGAGATTGgggagggcagcaggcaggctcCCTTGGGAAACATGCTTTTTGCGCTGGCAGGGAGGGAATTAAAATACCCAGATGGCACCCATGCGGCATTT
Proteins encoded:
- the LOC128854514 gene encoding feather keratin Cos1-2-like, which gives rise to MSLAGIFSDHHEHLRKLPLPWKLRLGLGQVRATIKARAAPRSLIHFSRLLLLGNQVLLQPQAMSCCNPCQPCQPCGPCPLASSCNECCVRQCQSSTVAIQPSAVVVTLPGPILSSFPQNTAVGSSTSAAVGSILSSNGVPISSGGLDLSCITSGYCGTRCRPC
- the LOC128854525 gene encoding feather keratin Cos1-1/Cos1-3/Cos2-1, with protein sequence MSCCNPCQPCQPCGPCPLASSCNECCVRQCQDSVVVIEPSPVVVTLPGPILSSFPQNTAVGSSTSAAVGSILSSNGVPISSGGLDLSCITSGYCGTRCRPC